Proteins encoded within one genomic window of Haematobia irritans isolate KBUSLIRL chromosome 5, ASM5000362v1, whole genome shotgun sequence:
- the LOC142241297 gene encoding uncharacterized protein LOC142241297, translating into MGYSFESDRLSFSEPDLTVAKKQTDRFTIKHLHEYISVDQLKFFRRRKPPEFLTKSSICLSNPRNPPEKSNDIVLPSKQTLKTEYTGKFLHIPLARRTQSLRRATSLRLEGLMPFNRSEHQDCYHWFSPEDWKSCRSYPMRKPESLRLVGPYEMEPEYRSSYITYPMVDRATKILPREMFRIHSPPKPPKPETITPDDIEIIQKVTEDKIQREKAAEQQQECHLQKRAATDEQQPKISPSEYTRQYVTPYTTEKAHSIPQMSHIRMQGNFHTVPEYQDSFKMYANYTKPEAIRKADNLVISGSEIQMPEENENAMPEYRAKFHQPPRDLEKEKPLKTEDHLKPSGQFSTDVPEYYESFRDPQIKQVPEKGKCREPYLHLKGKLEFNPEYRNNYLDFPRSRPVVPKPTSTFRLPTSNATNSTVKTQMSTLTPSKYEDESKSSLSVVEADIDITNSPEYRKACYQYQLRERSPTQKAIPEAPSRDVKNFNRNERKSPLPHGKAASSNYRPRKTSILDSQSSSPGMENIGQIRHRAPRFGRRAGDSALRNAENCRSNTSIIEGNPKYALSQRKDAFNSDSIQDSFVVLDNKPCKRSHWM; encoded by the exons TTACAGTTTCGAAAGCGATCGTTTATCATTTTCCGAACCGGATTTGACAG tTGCCAAAAAGCAAACAGACCGTTTCACAATCAAACATCTCCACGAGTATATTTCGGTcgatcaattgaaatttttccgcAGACGAAAACCTCCAGAATTTTTAACCAAAAGTAGTATCTGCCTCAGTAATCCTCGGAATCCCCCAGAGAAAAGTAATGATATCGTGCTTCCAAGCAAGCAAACATTGAAAACAGAATACACCGGAAAATTCCTTCACATCCCGTTGGCCAGAAGAACACAATCACTTAGACGGGCCACATCACTAAGGCTTGAAGGTTTAATGCCCTTCAATCGGTCAGAGCATCAGGATTGTTATCATTGGTTCTCACCGGAAGACTGGAAAAG ttgccgATCGTATCCTATGAGAAAACCTGAAAGTCTTCGTCTGGTTGGCCCCTATGAGATGGAACCCGAATATCGTTCCTCATACATTACATATCCCATGGTAGATCGTGCCACAAAAATTTTACCTCGCGAAATGTTTCGTATACATTCTCCACCAAAACCACCGAAGCCGGAGACCATTACACCCGACGACATAGAAATCATACAAAAAGTAACCGAGGATAAGATCCAACGAGAAAAGGCTGCTGAACAACAGCAGGAATGTCACCTGCAAAAGCGAGCAGCCACAGATGAGCAACAACCAAAGATATCACCATCGGAATATACTCGTCAGTATGTTACACCATATACCACGGAGAAGGCTCATTCTATACCACAAATGAGTCACATTAGAATGCAGGGAAATTTTCATACAGTTCCGGAATACCAGGATAGCTTTAAAATGTATGCAAACTACACCAAACCGGAAGCCATACGAAAGGCCGATAACTTGGTTATTTCCGGGTCGGAAATTCAAATGCcagaagaaaatgaaaatgcaaTGCCAGAATATCGAGCGAAATTTCACCAGCCCCCTAGAGATCTAGAAAAAGAGAAACCTTTAAAAACGGAGGATCATCTCAAACCCAGTGGACAATTTTCCACCGATGTGCCAGAATATTACGAGAGCTTCCGAGATCCCCAAATCAAGCAAGTCCCCGAAAAAGGTAAATGCCGTGAGCCCTATCTACACTTGAAGGGGAAACTGGAGTTTAATCCCGAATACAGGAATAACTATTTGGACTTTCCTCGGTCCAGGCCAGTGGTACCAAAACCCACATCAACTTTTCGTTTACCCACCTCGAATGCCACAAATTCTACAGTCAAAACTCAAATGTCCACTTTGACACCTTCCAAATACGAAGATGAGTCCAAGTCATCATTGAGTGTGGTCGAAGCCGATATCGACATCACAAACTCTCCAGAATATAGAAAAGCATGCTATCAATATCAACTGCGCGAAAGATCTCCAACCCAAAAGGCCATACCAGAAGCTCCTTCAAGAGATGTGAAGAATTTCAATCGCAATGAAAGAAAATCGCCATTGCCCCATGGCAAAGCAGCAAGTAGCAATTATCGTCCACGCAAAACTTCCATATTGGATTCTCAATCATCATCGCCCGGTATGGAGAATATTGGTCAAATACGTCACAGGGCCCCACGGTTTGGTCGAAGGGCAGGCGATTCCGCCTTAAGGAATGCCGAAAATTGTCGTTCGAATACCTCAATAATAGAGGGAAATCCAAAGTATGCCCTTAGTCAACGTAAGGATGCATTCAATTCGGATAGTATCCAAGATTCTTTTGTTGTATTGGATAACAAACCATGTAAACGTTCCCACTGGATGTAA